One segment of Mycobacteriales bacterium DNA contains the following:
- a CDS encoding carbohydrate ABC transporter permease encodes MSELQTAVRTTTAPATSQSQSVGAARTSGPAKVVSYILLGVVILIFLFPLAFLVNTALKSNSEFFNNPTGIAKAPLLSNFGKAWHQGNFAAYVLNSVLYTFAAAALGTVMSLMVGFPVARGYLKHTRLWNILFVSMLFLPNTLVTVFQLALRLHLYDTRLGYILIMVSGVGVGPLLISGYLKSVPKELDEAAVLDGVGYLRYLFRFLPPLIQPVLATVFILQAIGVWNDIILATILLPDQAKSPVTLGLFAFKGAYVSQWSLLSAATIIVALPLLVVYVFLQRYLVASVVGGAVKG; translated from the coding sequence GTGAGCGAACTCCAAACTGCCGTCCGGACCACAACGGCCCCGGCAACCTCACAGTCGCAGTCGGTCGGTGCGGCGCGCACGTCCGGGCCCGCCAAGGTCGTGAGCTACATCCTGCTCGGTGTGGTCATCCTCATCTTTCTCTTCCCGCTGGCGTTCCTGGTCAACACAGCCCTGAAGAGCAACAGCGAGTTCTTCAACAACCCGACCGGCATCGCCAAGGCACCCCTGCTGTCGAACTTCGGCAAGGCATGGCATCAGGGCAACTTCGCGGCCTACGTGCTGAACAGCGTGCTTTACACCTTCGCCGCGGCGGCGTTGGGCACAGTGATGTCTCTGATGGTCGGCTTCCCCGTCGCCCGCGGCTACCTCAAACACACCCGGCTCTGGAACATCCTGTTCGTCTCGATGCTGTTTCTGCCGAACACGTTGGTCACGGTCTTCCAGCTCGCCCTCCGACTGCACCTGTACGACACCCGGCTGGGCTACATCTTGATCATGGTCTCGGGGGTCGGAGTAGGCCCGCTGCTGATCTCCGGCTACCTCAAGTCCGTCCCCAAGGAGCTCGACGAGGCGGCTGTCCTCGATGGGGTGGGATACCTGCGGTACCTCTTCCGCTTTCTTCCGCCGCTCATCCAGCCTGTACTTGCGACGGTCTTCATCCTCCAGGCCATCGGGGTCTGGAACGACATCATCCTCGCGACGATCCTGCTCCCCGATCAGGCCAAGTCACCGGTGACGCTCGGACTCTTCGCCTTCAAGGGCGCATACGTGAGCCAGTGGAGCCTCCTGTCCGCGGCGACGATCATCGTGGCTCTTCCCCTGCTGGTGGTCTATGTCTTCCTCCAGCGCTACCTCGTCGCCAGTGTCGTCGGCGGCGCGGTCAAGGGCTGA
- a CDS encoding sugar ABC transporter permease: MNRSNTFIFGRRWTVQLTFAIGISLVVIFSIIPAIGIFAISFTDIRSLPFLPTHWVGLENYRTFFSSAQIAYNLHALKNTFVFAIAVTLFQNVLALFIAVLLNQRLRGRNFARAVVFMPTILGVTVVGLIFSLIFNPSGGPAASVWKSLGASSAFFGDPHLAMTLVIVVQVWSGIGVAVVIYLAGLQAIPQELYEVASIDGATRWQKLRQVTYPLLAPSVTANTLLCIIGSLQSYQLIYVLTGPSNPATQVLSLAIFTQGFGGSQGGSVQSQGYAASISIVQFIIVMIVSVATLTYLRRKETAL; the protein is encoded by the coding sequence ATGAACCGGTCCAACACCTTCATCTTCGGTCGTCGATGGACAGTACAGCTGACCTTCGCGATCGGGATCAGTCTCGTCGTCATTTTCTCGATCATCCCCGCGATAGGGATCTTCGCGATCTCCTTCACCGACATCCGATCCCTGCCCTTCCTGCCCACTCACTGGGTCGGGCTGGAGAACTACCGCACCTTCTTCTCCTCGGCCCAGATCGCGTACAACCTTCACGCCCTGAAGAACACTTTCGTGTTCGCGATCGCGGTGACGCTGTTCCAGAACGTCCTCGCGCTGTTCATCGCCGTCCTGCTCAACCAGCGGCTGCGGGGGCGCAACTTCGCGCGGGCGGTCGTGTTCATGCCCACGATCCTGGGTGTGACGGTGGTCGGGCTGATCTTCTCGCTGATCTTCAACCCGAGCGGGGGGCCGGCTGCCAGCGTCTGGAAGTCGCTCGGGGCGTCCTCGGCCTTCTTCGGTGATCCCCACCTGGCCATGACGCTGGTGATCGTCGTACAGGTCTGGTCGGGCATCGGCGTAGCAGTGGTGATCTACCTCGCCGGTCTGCAGGCCATCCCTCAGGAACTCTATGAGGTGGCCTCCATCGACGGCGCCACGAGATGGCAGAAGCTACGTCAGGTCACCTACCCGTTGCTCGCACCCTCGGTCACTGCGAACACGCTGTTGTGCATCATCGGGTCACTGCAGAGCTACCAGCTGATCTACGTCTTGACCGGCCCGTCCAATCCGGCGACCCAGGTCCTCTCGTTGGCCATCTTCACTCAAGGGTTCGGCGGCAGCCAGGGCGGTTCGGTGCAGTCACAGGGCTACGCAGCGTCGATCTCCATCGTTCAGTTCATCATCGTCATGATCGTCTCCGTGGCCACGCTTACGTACCTCCGCCGGAAGGAGACAGCACTGTGA